The window CGCACCGTGCTGCAGGCCATTCGCAACGGCATCGTGCACCCCGTGCCGCTGCCCATCATTGCGGGCCTGCTGTTTGCGCAGACCGGGCTGGTGGTGCCCGAGGTGGTGGGCAAGCCCCTGCAACTGCTGGGCCAGGCGCTGGGGCCGATTGCGCTGCTACTAGTGGGGGTGACGCTGGCATTCACCAAGGTCGGCCACCAGTTCAAGGCCGCGCTGCGCATTGCGCTGGTGAAATGTGTGGTGCACCCGCTGGTGCTGGCCAGCATGGGCTGGGCGCTGGGCCTGTCGGGCATGCCGCTGGCCGTGATGATCGTGGCGGCATCGCTGCCCGTCGGGGCCAACGTGTTTTTGTTCTCGCAGCGCTACCGCGTGGCAGAAGAAGAGGTGACGGCCAGCGTGGCGGTGTCCACCGCCATGGGGTTGGTGACCATGCCGGTGGTGATTTTGGCGGTCACCCGCTGGGTAGCGGGCTGATCCAGCCGCCCCGATTCAGGGCGCCAGCCGCTCCCGCACCCATTCGCCCGCGTCCAGCCGGTAGCGCAGCCGGTCGTGCAGACGGCTCTTGCGCCCCTGCCAGAACTCCCACTGGTCGGGCTTGAGGCGGTAGCCGCCCCAGTGCGGCGGGCGGGGCGGTTTCAGCATGAATTGCGCACCGTACTTGGCCGCGTTGGCCACCAGCACACCCCGGCCTGAAATCACCTGGCTTTGCGGGCTGGCCCAGGCGCCGATGCGCGAATCCAGTGGACGGCTGTGGAAGTATTCGTCGCTTTCTTCGTCGCTGACCTTCTCCACCACGCCTTCGATGCGCACCACACGCTCCAGCTCCACCCAGTGAAACTGCAGCGCTGCAAACGGGTTGCCCGCAATCTGGCGGCCCTTGCGGCTGTCGTAGTTGGTAAACCAGACGATGCCGCGCTCGTCATAGCCCTTGATGAGCACGATGCGGGTGCTGGGTCGCAGGTCGCTGCCCACGGTGGCCAGGGTCATGGCGTTGGGCTCGGGCACTTCGGCGCTGATGGCTTCCTTGAGCCACTGGTCAAACTGCTGCAGGGGGGCAGCGTGCGAGGCGTCTTCGTTGAGTTCGGCGCGCTCGTAGCTCTTGCGGAGGTCGGCGATGGAGTTCGTGGTCATGGCCACGATTGTGCATCCCTCGTACG of the Acidovorax sp. 107 genome contains:
- the pdxH gene encoding pyridoxamine 5'-phosphate oxidase, whose amino-acid sequence is MTTNSIADLRKSYERAELNEDASHAAPLQQFDQWLKEAISAEVPEPNAMTLATVGSDLRPSTRIVLIKGYDERGIVWFTNYDSRKGRQIAGNPFAALQFHWVELERVVRIEGVVEKVSDEESDEYFHSRPLDSRIGAWASPQSQVISGRGVLVANAAKYGAQFMLKPPRPPHWGGYRLKPDQWEFWQGRKSRLHDRLRYRLDAGEWVRERLAP